Proteins encoded by one window of Primulina huaijiensis isolate GDHJ02 chromosome 1, ASM1229523v2, whole genome shotgun sequence:
- the LOC140972583 gene encoding ethylene-responsive transcription factor ERF024-like: MSRCNNDVSGGSSVNIYQPSMGGAAASSGRHPAYRGVRRRKSNGKWVSEIRKPRSPNRIWLGTFPTAEMAAVAYDVAALALKGKETELNFPNSSSSLPVPASLSPRDIQAAAASAAAAAGAAVDALSGGRYGGIHESPVLRPQNLGLDDHFVDEDLIFDMPKVLENMAQGMMISPPRIGFGVDEEIMHENSQDESALWSFHEINK, from the coding sequence ATGTCTCGGTGTAATAACGATGTAAGTGGAGGGAGCAGTGTAAACATTTATCAGCCGTCTATGGGCGGAGCTGCTGCATCTTCCGGCAGGCACCCGGCTTACCGCGGGGTGAGGCGGAGGAAGAGTAATGGGAAATGGGTTTCTGAAATAAGGAAGCCGAGGTCGCCGAATAGGATTTGGCTTGGCACATTTCCTACGGCTGAGATGGCAGCGGTTGCCTATGATGTGGCGGCGCTGGCTCTTAAGGGGAAGGAAACCGAGCTGAATTTCCCTAATTCGTCTTCTTCTTTACCTGTTCCTGCTTCACTGTCGCCGCGGGACATTCAAGCAGCCGCTGCCAGTGCGGCAGCGGCCGCAGGGGCAGCCGTGGATGCATTAAGTGGAGGCCGGTATGGGGGGATTCATGAAAGCCCGGTTCTGCGCCCCCAAAACTTGGGATTGGATGATCATTTTGTTGATGAAGATTTGATTTTTGACATGCCTAAGGTTTTGGAAAATATGGCGCAAGGGATGATGATAAGTCCTCCACGCATTGGCTTTGGTGTTGATgaagaaattatgcatgaaaattcaCAAGATGAAAGCGCCCTTTGGAGTTTCCATGAAATTAACAAGTAA
- the LOC140985855 gene encoding uncharacterized protein, with translation MADHKQLLHEVLKENQEPFRLKNYIAERRSQLKNPTQKTMLQIRKQKPIESAPTCFTKPGSLCKHACFLSFQNSPDLRRSPFPSPLKSPCKSPRGGATVFLHVPSRTAAILVEAAMRIQKQRQSKTNKAGFGLFGSLLKRLKDLSKNKKRAIGNNETQISTNYQEELEGITDENVRISCSCDYRATELEASTSSCRYRSLEERVENDFISEDLLFCESPFRFSLRRSPSCSGSAGVQKPEFCSPAASPRLPATQEKENYKTKSLKDEADEDKEHCSPVSILDPPFEDEDGHETGEESEKGDHDLDGSYANVQRAKQQLLYRLRRFEKLAELDPVELERKMLESSDEEFDQETITEPDQDDEPLSRNEAFLMSINLKNLATQPIVEEKGKIALRGNKEVVFGRIFNRLGSWKEVEFDTLDRMIALDFKMDFDGWNGSQEVVEEIAAEFELELFGMFVEELHGELFCMDHDCT, from the exons ATGGCTGATCATAAGCAGTTGCTGCATGAAGTGCTGAAAGAGAATCAGGAACCATTTCGCTTGAAGAATTACATCGCGGAGAGGCGATCCCAGTTGAAGAACCCAACTCAGAAAACCATGTTACAGATCAGAAAGCAGAAACCCATTGAATCAGCTCCCACTTGCTTTACGAAACCCGGGAGTTTATGCAAGCATGCTTGTTTCCTGTCGTTTCAGAACTCGCCGGACTTGAGAAGATCCCCCTTTCCGTCTCCGCTCAAGAGCCCTTGTAAGTCTCCACGCGGAGGCGCCACCGTGTTCCTCCATGTCCCGTCCAGAACCGCCGCTATTCTTGTCGAAGCTGCGATGAGGATTCAGAAGCAACGGCAGTCGAAAACCAACAAAGCTGGGTTTGGACTGTTTGGTTCCTTGCTCAAAAGACTCAAGGATCTGAGCAAGAATAAAAAGCGTGCTATTGGGAATAACGAAACCCAAATTTCGACGAATTACCAGGAAGAATTGGAGGGAATAACTGACGAAAATGTGAGGATTTCGTGCTCCTGCGATTACCGTGCGACTGAATTGGAGGCCTCAACCAGTAGTTGCAGGTATCGTAGCTTGGAAGAGAGAGTGGAAAATGATTTTATCTCCGAAGACTTGCTATTTTGCGAAAGCCCTTTCAGATTTTCTCTGCGCCGAAGCCCGTCGTGCTCAGGAAGCGCCGGCGTCCAGAAGCCGGAGTTCTGCTCGCCTGCGGCTTCTCCCCGTCTGCCCGCAACACAG gaaaaagaaaattataaaacCAAAAGTCTGAAAGACGAAGCAGATGAAGATAAAGAACATTGTAGTCCGGTATCGATATTGGATCCCCCGTTCGAGGATGAGGATGGCCATGAAACCGGAGAAGAATCGGAAAAAGGTGATCATGATCTCGATGGGAGTTACGCAAATGTTCAAA GAGCAAAACAACAGCTACTATACAGGCTCAGAAGATTTGAAAAACTTGCAGAATTGGATCCAGTAGAACTAGAGAGAAAGATGCTCGAAAGTTCTGATGAAGAATTCGACCAAGAAACAATAACAGAACCCGACCAAGACGACGAACCCTTGTCAAGGAACGAAGCCTTCTTGATGTCGATAAACCTGAAGAACCTCGCCACTCAACCGATAGtcgaggaaaaaggaaaaatagcTCTCAGGGGTAATAAAGAAGTCGTTTTCGGTAGAATTTTCAATCGGTTGGGTTCATGGAAAGAAGTAGAGTTCGATACCCTTGATAGGATGATTGCTCTGGATTTCAAGATGGATTTTGATGGATGGAATGGGTCTCAGGAAGTGGTGGAAGAGATCGCAGCCGAGTTCGAGCTTGAATTGTTTGGAATGTTTGTGGAAGAATTGCATGGAGAATTGTTTTGCATGGATCATGATTGCACATGA
- the LOC140963796 gene encoding UPF0481 protein At3g47200, whose product MGSNLKQNTEHPIELWELNQSRLALMHQKLAETPRILSRSAGRNSCCIFKVPQSLIDVNGRSYHPHVVSIGPYHHADSRLKMIEEHKWRFLGTLLNRTKSKGLILDDYLKAVYPLEIRARECYSAEINFNSDEFVEMLVLDGCFMIELFRKFGGVIAFESDDPLLSLSWVYSFFLRDLIRLENQIPFFVLECLFDLTRLPTEESGPSLRNLTLRFFDNAFQRSDDSLEKFEGLMAKHVLDFLRSSFIPNGYQEPTQNTYTNTHVIHCISKLRRAGIQLKPGKEESFLAIKFSRGVIEMPTISIDDFMSAFLQNCVAYEQCHRACSKHMTTYATLLDCLINTATDVEYLSDRNIIENYFGTDAELARFINNLGKDVAFDIDMCYLSGLFNDVNNYYKNHWHVHWASFKYTYFKTPWSFISALAALVLLILTVVQTTFTIMSYSHP is encoded by the coding sequence ATGGgttcaaatttaaaacaaaacacaGAACATCCCATCGAATTATGGGAACTGAACCAAAGTCGTTTAGCTCTGATGCACCAAAAACTAGCCGAGACCCCACGGATCCTCAGCCGATCCGCCGGCCGGAACTCCTGTTGCATTTTCAAAGTCCCCCAAAGCCTAATCGATGTCAACGGCCGCAGCTACCATCCCCACGTGGTTTCGATTGGCCCCTACCACCATGCCGATTCGCGCCTCAAAATGATCGAGGAACACAAGTGGAGATTCTTGGGAACTCTGTTGAATCGCACGAAGAGTAAAGGTTTGATCTTGGATGATTACTTGAAAGCCGTTTACCCACTTGAAATCAGGGCCAGAGAGTGCTATTCTGCAGAGATAAATTTTAACAGTGATGAATTTGTGGAAATGTTGGTTCTTGATGGTTGTTTTATGATCGAGCTTTTCAGGAAGTTTGGTGGGGTTATTGCGTTTGAATCCGATGATCCTTTGCTTTCTTTATCGTGGGTTTACTCATTTTTCTTGAGGGATTTGATCAGACTCGAAAATCAGATCCCATTTTTCGTTCTTGAGTGCTTGTTTGATCTCACAAGATTACCCACCGAAGAATCGGGTCCCTCTTTACGAAATCTTACCCTGAGATTCTTTGACAACGCGTTTCAAAGATCCGATGATTCCTTGGAGAAATTCGAGGGTCTAATGGCGAAACATGTTCTAGATTTCCTTAGGTCAAGTTTCATCCCCAACGGGTACCAAGAACCTACTCAAAACACTTACACAAACACACATGTAATCCACTGTATTTCCAAGCTCCGCCGTGCCGGAATCCAGCTAAAACCGGGAAAGGAAGAAAGCTTTTTAGCCATCAAATTTAGTCGCGGAGTCATCGAAATGCCAACAATCTCGATAGACGACTTTATGAGCGCATTTCTGCAAAACTGTGTGGCATATGAACAATGCCACAGGGCATGCTCCAAGCACATGACCACCTACGCTACGTTGCTCGATTGTTTGATCAATACGGCAACGGATGTAGAATATTTATCCGATCGGAACATCATCGAAAATTATTTCGGGACGGATGCAGAATTGGCTAGATTCATCAACAATCTTGGGAAAGATGTGGCGTTCGATATCGATATGTGTTATTTGTCCGGATTGTTTAATGACGTGAATAACTACTATAAGAACCATTGGCATGTGCATTGGGCGAGCTTCAAGTATACTTATTTCAAGACTCCTTGGTCTTTCATCTCGGCTTTGGCTGCTCTTGTTTTGCTAATTCTTACTGTGGTTCAGACAACTTTTACTATTATGTCATATTCTCATCCATGA